AACACGCAGTGGCAATCGATTTACCTGTCAATATTCTACAATGAGTGGAAGCGTCAGAAAAGAGTTTTCAAAACTCAGTGACCTTTATTCTTCCATTTCACCTAAGATTTCACGTATTCCTTATCTGGTCCAACAAGGATTGAAATTAGTTCGCGTCAATGGCAATCCGCTCGATTTCCGCTCCCTAGTCCAGAAGGATTCATCAGGAAAGTGGGCTGTTACCTCCATTGTCGGCAGAATTGGTCAAGATCAATCCATCGTCTCCAACTTAGCTCGCGGAGGCACCATTATGCCCGTAGCTAAGGCTCTCATCGCGGCCTCACCTTGGCAAGGTCCAAAGCCAAAAACAAAACAACTCAAAGCGATCTCTACCACACTCGCCGAAAGCTTAGAATCCTCGATGCAAGGGCACTTCGCTGAATTGGGTATTGATTTAGCTGTAGATACGCAAGGAAAAGTATGGCTCCTAGAGATCAATGCGAAGCCTTCCAAGAATGATGATCAAGTATTATCAGAGCAGAAGAAAACCCGCCCTTCTGTAAAGAAACTTCTAGAATATGTATTGCATCTTCACGGGTCAGGTAAATCATCTCATCGTGGACCAGGAGGTTTCATGCAAGTGGCAGCAAGGAAAACTTCTAAACGAAGGAAAAGGTGAAGGACTCTATGGAGAACTCCGCTTTAGGCATCATGACTGTGCATGCTCCTGGTAAACCTCCCTTTCCAGAGCGCGTTTTTTTTCGAAGACTTATTGAAAGGGGTCAGAAGGAAGGGATTTCGGTTATTGTCTTTCACCCGACTGCAATCCATTTTGAAACGCAAAAATTAAACGGCTTTACTCTTGATCAGAAAGGGAAGTGGCAGACGATAACAGCCCCTATTCCCCCTTTCATCTACGATCGTTGTTTCTACTTAGGTACCAAGTATAACCGAACCTATAAACCGCAGATCGACAGGTTACTCTCCTTGAAAGGAATCCGCTTCCTCGGGGTGGGGTTAAAAGGCAAGTGGCAAATGTATCAGCTGGTGAAAAATCACCCCACACTCGCCTCTTATCTCCCACCCACTGAAAGGGTAGAAAATCTAGATCAAATACAGTCCTGGCTTCAGCGATATCCCTCTATTATTCTCAAACCCATGAGCGGATCACTTGGCATCGGAGTGATGAAGGCGAGTAAATCCAACAGTGCGATAATCGTGGAAGGCCGTGGCAAGAATAACGTTCCTTTTCGAAAAAGCTTCAAATCGTTTCAAAGCTTCTGTACTTTTTTCAAGTCGCGTATTGAAAGATGGAAATATCTTATTCAGCCTTACTTGACGTTAAAAACGCAGCATGGAGTTCCCTTTGACGTTCGGTTACTCGTTCAAAAAGATGGAACTGGACAATGGGTAACAACAGGTTCCGCTATACGAATGGGGCAGTCAAAAAGCATTACTTCCAATCTTCACGGAGGGGGCAAGGCTTTCTCCTTTCATCAGTTTTTGGAGCAATACTATACCCCTGTGCAAGCTGAAAAAATCAATTCAAAGATCGCAATCATAGAGAGAACACTTCCCAAATATCTTGAGAAACATCATGGACCACTTGTGGAAATAGGCATTGATATTGGCATAGATAGCGACCAGAACGTATGGCTCATCGAAGTCAACTCAAAGCCTGGCAGACAGATTTTTGAGCAGCTTCAAGATAAAGAGGCCGTCCTGAAATCTCAATTGAGTCCACTCTATTATGCGAAATATCTAATGCGATCCTACTAGGAGGGTAAGAGATGGAGTCTAAAAGAGTACGCATCCAGTTCTTGCAGACCAGTAAATATAATGGCATTGTTTTGTCTAATGACCTCTGCAGGTCCTTGGGAATAGAAAATAGAAATCAAATTTATGTGCAATTAGGTCAAAGGCGAGTATTAACCAGATTATTCAAAGCTAGGAAAGGGACGAACGAGATCTGGTTTTCACCCCAATTAAAGAGAGAGCTTGTCGTTCCTTTCAGTGGGCAGCTCCACGCGAAGGTGGAGGGCGATACGCTACGTATCGGACCTGTTGTTGGAATTCTTAGTACAGGAATATCTATTGTCAATAATCAACTCGTAAGTAAACGCGCCTCTTTCTTCCGGCATCTATTGTCCGCTCAGCGTGGGGAAGCCCTGTATTACTACTTATTTACACCTTCTAGTGTCGACTGGGAGGCTAAAACCGTAAGAGGGATGTTCTTGCAAGAAGGACCTAGCGGTTCTTATTGGCGTCAGGCTGTGGTCCCGCTCCCTGATGTGGTCTATAACCGCATTCCTGACCGTTACTCAGAAAAAGCGTCAACTGTTCAAACCTTTAAAGCCAAGCTGGAGCACCTGACGGATGCCAAGATGTTTAATCCAACGTTCTTTAATAAATGGTCCATACACCAGCAGCTGCAAGACCATAGCTTCGCAAGCCAACATATTCCCGAAACATTTGTAGGCCCTTCCGTCACGAAAGTGCAAAGTATGCTGCAGAATCATCGAATGGTCTATCTCAAGCCTGTGGCTGGGAGCCTAGGGTTAGGCATTATGAAAATTGTTTATCGTCCCGGTGCTGGGTATTTTTTGAGCTATCATAATAATTCACAAAATGTTATACGCAGATATCGGACCCTCGCTGCCTTGCTGCAAGCTCATATCCCCAGATCCCGGTTAAACACATACTTGGTTCAACAAGGCATACAGCTTATTAAGTATAACGGCAGACCACTGGATTTCCGCGTGCATGCGCACAAGAATAGGGAAAATCAATGGGTCATTGCTGCTATTGCAGCCAAAATTGCTGGTCAAGGAAGCGTCACGACGCATGTGCGTACGGGAGGAACGGTCGTATCTGGCGAGGATTTAATTAAGCAAGTATTCCAAGGTCAAGGGGCAAATGTGGAAAGAAAGCTAAGAGAAACGACTGTCAGAATGGCCGAAGCCATTGAGTCACGCTTAAACCAGCACATCGGTGAACTCGGATTTGATATTGGAATTGATGAGCGTGGACATATTTGGATGTTTGAAGCGAACTCACGCCCCGGCAGATCTATATTTAAGCATAATAGCTTCAAAGAAGCTGATAAAAAGTCCATTCGATTAATTGTAGATTACAGCCGCTATCTAGCCAACTTTAAGTAAAGGAGCGTACAATCTATGACAACACCAAAACTTCCCATTTTATCCTTCCGACCAACCTCCCACCAATGGACGCTCCACGTCCCCCAAACAGAACTACAGCGGTTAGGAAACAAGGAGTTATCCGTTAGATTCGGGGCAGAGAAAAAGTCACAGAAGGTGGCTCTCTCGACTTCCTCCCCACAGGCGGATTCCATCGCCTCAAAGGTCCGCGTCATACAACGGCAAGGAGGGCTTTCTGTGGGTCCCTTCATTGGGATCTTAACCATGAGTAGAGGATCTGAATTTAAAGGAAACAAAAACAACTATATGGACATTATACAAACTGCAAGGCAGTTAGGCGCATTTGTCTATGTATTTACTGTAGAGGATATTAATTGGAATAACCGGACGACTAAAGCTTTCCTTTATGACCCCAAGGTTGGATGGGCAAAAACGACAGACCTTCCCTTGCCAGACGTTGTCTATAATCGCATTCCTTATCGGGAAGACGAGATGAAGGACTATGTACAGACCACTCTAAAAAGACTACAATCCATGCCCAACTTGCAATTATATAACAACCACTTCTTTAATAAATGGAACTTGTATGAAACTTTAGGAAAAAATCCTCGTGTGGCTGATTACATTCCCGAATCACAGAAACTTTCCTCGCGTAGAGAATTCTACTATATGCTAAACAAATATTCGTTGCTCTACCTCAAGCCTATATCCGGTAAAGCGGGAAAGGGAATTATGAGACTTGAGTCAGATCAAGGAATATACACACTAAAAATCCGCCAAGGAAATAAGACGATTGGCAAGAGATATCAAGATGCAACGGCATTATGGAATGAGATCAAATCCAAGGTCAGTACAGGTTACGTCGTTCAGGAAGGAATTACTCTCCTCACCTATCAAGGGCGGCCATTCGACATTCGTGTTCTCGTCCAAAAGGATGGTACAGGAACTTGGAAGCCTTCTGGAGTAGGAATTCGTGTGGCGGGCAAAAACAGTATTACCACCCATGTCCCTAGAGGAGGATCCATTGCTTCTCCTGACGCCGTACTGAAAAAGATCATGAATGATTCGGAATATGCGGCCTTTATGGAACGTTTGAGAAGAACGGTTCTCGAGTTGGCCTCTTCCCTAGAGGAAGCCTACCCATCCTTAGGGGAGTTCTCTATGGATCTAGGACTAACAAAAGATAAAAAGCTGTGGTTTTTTGAGGCAAACGCTAAGCCAATGAAATTTGACGAACCACATATTCGAAAAACGTCTCTCGAGCGCATCGTCCAATATGCGCAATATCTATCTAATTTTTCTCCGAAAGGAGAGACGACACGTGGAAATTAAGCAAATCACCCCGGACACCCTTCCGAAGGTCCGCCAACGATTAATTCAATTTCTTAGACTACACGGAGACAAACGAATAACGAAACAAGGAATTCGGTGGCTGCAAAGATTAAAGAGTGAAGAGGTTATGTTACCTGGAAATGTGATCTTGATTGCAATTGAAGACAAGATCATGACGGGTCTCATTGCGGTCGCCGATTATGGACGCGCGGAATCCTATGTAGCTGTTCATAAACGCTATCGTCAAAAGCAAACAGGAGTCACCTTAATTCAGGAATTAATGAGAAGGATAGATAAAGCGTATGGTAGGGTCGCTCTAGATAATGTTCCTAGTCTTAAGATGTGCTTTGCCATGGGAATGGTTGGCTTCAAGCTCGTTACGGGGATAACAGGCAAACCTACGCTGTGGCTAGGATTAGGAAACTGGAAGAAAGAAGATGTGGAATAAATGGCAGGTCCCATGAAGCTTGGTATATTGACTTGGAGAAAAGGGAGTTATGTCGAGGAGAAGACGTTCTTTACCCATCTGGCTAAAGAAGCTGAAGCTCTTAATACAGAAGTGTTTTTGTTTGCCCCCGGAGATCGATTAGCATCAGGCCAGTTTAAAGGATTAGTCTACAAAAAAGGTAAGGGATGGACTCCCGGAATCTTTCATTCACCACATATCGTATACGACCGTTTTCGAAATATGCAGCCTCAGGCCTTTAAGAAATTTGTTCAATTTCGCAATCAAACCTCCCTCCCCTTTTTAAATTCTCGTCTTGCTCATAAGTGGAACCTTCATCGATTTTTGCAGAACCATCCGAATATAGCCAAATGGCTTCCGGAAAGCTTATTCTTAGAAAGTACTAGGGACGTCTATACTCTACTTAGAAAGTACCCAACCATCTATATTAAGCCTGTGAACGGAACAGGTGGACGTGGGATCCTGTCCATTTCTAAAAAAGCGGAAGAATCCTTCTTAATCCAAGGCAGGGACAATAAACGGAGAATTGTGAGAAAGCTGCTTACTACGACAGCTCAGTTGAATCAGCTTATCTCCAACTGGACTAAAGATGCGAAATATATCGTACAACAAGGGCTTCAGTTAGAATGGGAACCCGGTCTCGTAACTGACTTTCGTCTACTCGTTCAGAAAGATGCAGCGGGCGCTTGGAGTATTACGGGACTCGGAGGAAAAGTAGGAACGAAAAATAGCGCCACTTCCAACCTGCACAGCGGAGGGAAGGCGGTAAACCCTGATGCTTACCTGAGTAGATTCTTAGCCGAATCTAAACGAAGATCCATCTTTGAAGAATGTAATTCGCTTGGACTCCTTGTCGCTCAAGTCCTAGAGAAGAAGTTTGGAAGACTTACCGAATTAGGTATAGACCTCGGCATCGACCGGGACGGCAAAGTATGGATCATCGAGGTCAACAACAAACCAGGAAGAGATCTCTTTCACCAGATTGGAGACGTAACCACGTATAGGAAGGCCGTTCGACGTCCGGTTGAATACGCAAGATACCTATATGACCGAGGCGAAGCCTAAATGGTTTGAAGGTAATCTAATATCTGTGGCATATGGTGTTCAAGACTCCATGCTTTACGATGTAGGATCTTTTTGTGATGTTCATTAAACGTTTCACTCTCTAAACGAATGAGGCGCACCCATTCCTTCAAATGATCTTGGTCCTCATTGCCCAGTTGTTCCTCCACGGCTGAACATATAAACGAACGACAGACACTATTTTTAAAATAAGGATCAAGACCACACCCTTTACCTTCGACGAAAAATTGACATACCGAAAACTTAAGCTTCCAATCCGTAAGCTCTGTCTTGGAAAGAAACTGATCCCGGGTAATATGTTCATAGCTGTTATGCACATAAGCATGAACAACAACCTCGTATTCTGCTAGCGTTCGATCCGCATTCTCATAGATGCGCTTGATAAAGAATTCACGCTTCCCGGATTTCACCATCTTCCAGATTTCATACAAGGAAAAAACAGGGCTATAGCTGCAGCAACCGACGTGCTGTAGATCTTGGCTATATGGCGCAAAATAATCGTCAGGACAGGATCGACAAAGACTTGTCATAATCTGTTTATTTTCAGAATCCCAATAAATCATGCACATCCACCCTCTAAACGGAAATAAATATGATCTTAACTGAAGAAAAGGAGCTGGGTCAACCAGCTCCTTTTACCATTACATAAATCTCCGGTGAGTTTTCTTGCCATCATGACTAAACAGGACTTGTCGTTCCTCCACAGTAGACTCCAGATGGACCGTTTTCCCCCATAGCTTATAAACGTATGGCAGGGTTTTCTCCACATACTTAATATCGAGCTCCATCCCTTCAAAATGGTGTTTAATATAGAGCTCACCATTCTTTAAGTAATCTCCATTTTCTACAGTAAGATAAGGAAATCCTCCATTCACACGTGAAGTGACTAACTGGTCGCGGACGATCTCCCAGGTCTTATCTGTTATGGTCCAGTCGTTGCCTTGTTTGGCAAACACATACATATCTAATTCTTCCACAAGTTCTTTTGTTAAGTAATTGCGTATAAAGGAAATATCCGAATCAAGTTCTCTAATTTCAAACATTTTTTTGCGTCCTTGCCCCATCTTTCGTCCGAATTTTTGTTGCTCTTCTTCCGTCGGATTATCCCACTTATTTTCTATATATTCAAACATCTTTAAGCCCAAGTAATATGGATTGATGCTTGTCGTGGAAGGTTGAACTACGCCTGCGTTCAATTTAGCAAACTCGACCGTTTCTGATTCGGTTAATTCCATTTCTCGGAGTATTCTTTGATGCCAATAGGAAGCCCAACCCTCATTCATGATTTTAGTCTCAAGCTGCGGCCAGAAATAAAGCATCTCGTTTCGCATGATGGTCAGAATATCCTTCTGCCAGTCCTTCAAATGAGGGGCGTAGCCTTCAATAAAGAGTAAGAGGTCCTTTTCTGGCTCGGGCGGAAACTTCGTCTCATTGGTTTCGTTTTCAGCGGCCGCCTTTCTTTTTGCTTGTTCTTCAGGGTCGAGTCCCCATAGGTCATCATAGCGGCCACTCTTCGCCAATCCCTTTTTCTCCTTCCGGGGCTCCTGGTTGCTCCATCGAAGTTTAGAGGCGAACAATCCAGGATCAATATGCTCCTGAACGGCTAATATAGCATCTAGAAAGCTCTCTACTTCCTCCTTCCCATATAAAATTTCGTATTGGCGTATGCGTTCAGCACTGGCTGACATACTTTCAACCATATCCCGATTGGTATTCGAAAAACGAATATTATTCTTAAAAAAATCACAATGTCCCAGAACATGAGCAACAATAAGCTTATTTTGAATCAGGCTGTTCCCTTCCAATAGGAAGGCATAGCATGGATTCGAGTTAATAACCAACTCATAGATTTTACTTAATCCCAGATCATATTGAAGCTTCATCCTGTGAAAGGATTTACCAAAACTCCAATGAGAGAAACGGGTCGGCATGCCATACGCACCAAAGGTATATATAATATCCGCCGGGCATATCTCATAACGCATAGGGTAAAAGTCCAAACCAAATCCTACTGCGATTTCGGTAATTTCATCAATGGCTCTTTCGAGTTGTTTTTTTTCCTCTAGCGTCATCTTTTCACCTCACCTTATTTAAACCGATAGCTTAAAACTGTCCTTATCCATACTATATGTGATAGAAAATGCCCTTTATGCCTGCTTAGAAGTATAAATCCCCCTGTGAACTTATTCACAGCCAATCAGCCTTCCCCGATTTACAATAATTGTAGGGGAGGGATAAACCATGATAGAGAACACTGTAACCGACCGTATAAGTCTACTGATTGGGCAGCATGAGGAGCTTAAATCAATCTCAAATACAGCACAGAAATTGATATTCACCGCTACTCGTCCTGTAATGAAAGAATTGATCTCTCAATTGTTTAAACTAACGGAAGAGCATGTTAAACAAGAAGAGGAGATTCTTTTACCTTTATTAAAAGAGATGTATTACTCTGATGCTCAGGAGATCTCTGGATTTATCATAGACGAGCATAATCAGATCAGAAAGCAGTTGATGGTACTTATGGATTCTATGGATTCATTCGATGAACATGATACGGAATGGGCACATTCTATTCAATGTGTATTGATTAATCAATTAGCCCACATCTTTGAAGAAGAACAGGTGCTGTTCCCACTAATCAAAAAGCATTTCAGTCAAAAAAGTTCACATTTGAGACATCTTAACTAAACTTATGTTTTGATGTCTTCTTTTTTGTTGTTCAAAATCATAAACAAAAGACTAACCCTATTACCGAGTTAGTCAAGATGCCTTCATTAATCCTTATTTAACAGCTTCTTCTCTTTTCTGGAAGAAAGACTTAAGTGCTTTATAAACTTCGCCCTTTTCTCTAATCACACAATACTTAAACTTGGGATCGTTAACATGCTTATAGGCAGACATAAGGGTCGAGTGACGATTGTATTGATTGACCTCTCCATAGCCAAACATGTTGGACCTCTTCATTAATTCTCCTACCAGCTTCACACACCGCTCATTATCCGAAGTTAGGTTATCCCCGTCAGAGAAATGGAACGGATAAATATTGTACTGAGAAGGAGGATATCTTGTATCGATGATTTCTAGGGCTTTCCGGTAAGCAGAGGAGCAAATCGTCCCCCCGCTTTCCCCTTTAGAGAAGAAGGCCTCCTCCGTAACCTCTTTCGCTTCGGTGTGATGGGCGATAAATACAATTTCTACTTTCTCATACTTGGTTCTGAGGAAGCGAGTCATCCAGAAAAAGAAGCTTCGGGCTATATATTTTTCAAAAATCCCCATACTTCCGCTTGTGTCCATCATCGCGATGACTAAAGCATTGGACCTTGGTTTTTTCACTTCATCCCATGTCTTAAACCTTAGATCATCATTTGTAATTCCTTTAAGCTGCGCCTTACCGGTCATAGCACTTCGCTTAATGGCTTCCAGGATCGTTCGCTTCTTATCGATATTGCCCATAAGCCCTTTTTTTCGGATATCATTAAATTCAATATCGGTAACCGTAATATTCTGCTGATCCTTTTGTTTTAGATTGGGCAATTCCATTTCCGCGAACAGCATCTCTTCCAATTCCTCAACGGAAATCTCTGCTTCATAATAGTCTTGACCTGGCTGGTCTCCAGCCCCTTGCCCTTTGCCGGCTCCCTGTGTTGGGTCTCCATCGCGGGCGATAACATCGCCCACCTTAGAGTCCCCTTTGCCTTGGCCAACCTGTTTATTCTTGTTGTGATTGTAGCGGAAGCGGTATTCATCAAGAGAACGTATCGGAATTTTTACAACATCTCTACCATCAGACATGATGATACTCT
The Ammoniphilus sp. CFH 90114 DNA segment above includes these coding regions:
- a CDS encoding YheC/YheD family protein → MAGPMKLGILTWRKGSYVEEKTFFTHLAKEAEALNTEVFLFAPGDRLASGQFKGLVYKKGKGWTPGIFHSPHIVYDRFRNMQPQAFKKFVQFRNQTSLPFLNSRLAHKWNLHRFLQNHPNIAKWLPESLFLESTRDVYTLLRKYPTIYIKPVNGTGGRGILSISKKAEESFLIQGRDNKRRIVRKLLTTTAQLNQLISNWTKDAKYIVQQGLQLEWEPGLVTDFRLLVQKDAAGAWSITGLGGKVGTKNSATSNLHSGGKAVNPDAYLSRFLAESKRRSIFEECNSLGLLVAQVLEKKFGRLTELGIDLGIDRDGKVWIIEVNNKPGRDLFHQIGDVTTYRKAVRRPVEYARYLYDRGEA
- a CDS encoding N-acetyltransferase translates to MEIKQITPDTLPKVRQRLIQFLRLHGDKRITKQGIRWLQRLKSEEVMLPGNVILIAIEDKIMTGLIAVADYGRAESYVAVHKRYRQKQTGVTLIQELMRRIDKAYGRVALDNVPSLKMCFAMGMVGFKLVTGITGKPTLWLGLGNWKKEDVE
- a CDS encoding YheC/YheD family protein, producing the protein MTTPKLPILSFRPTSHQWTLHVPQTELQRLGNKELSVRFGAEKKSQKVALSTSSPQADSIASKVRVIQRQGGLSVGPFIGILTMSRGSEFKGNKNNYMDIIQTARQLGAFVYVFTVEDINWNNRTTKAFLYDPKVGWAKTTDLPLPDVVYNRIPYREDEMKDYVQTTLKRLQSMPNLQLYNNHFFNKWNLYETLGKNPRVADYIPESQKLSSRREFYYMLNKYSLLYLKPISGKAGKGIMRLESDQGIYTLKIRQGNKTIGKRYQDATALWNEIKSKVSTGYVVQEGITLLTYQGRPFDIRVLVQKDGTGTWKPSGVGIRVAGKNSITTHVPRGGSIASPDAVLKKIMNDSEYAAFMERLRRTVLELASSLEEAYPSLGEFSMDLGLTKDKKLWFFEANAKPMKFDEPHIRKTSLERIVQYAQYLSNFSPKGETTRGN
- a CDS encoding SpoVR family protein, giving the protein MTLEEKKQLERAIDEITEIAVGFGLDFYPMRYEICPADIIYTFGAYGMPTRFSHWSFGKSFHRMKLQYDLGLSKIYELVINSNPCYAFLLEGNSLIQNKLIVAHVLGHCDFFKNNIRFSNTNRDMVESMSASAERIRQYEILYGKEEVESFLDAILAVQEHIDPGLFASKLRWSNQEPRKEKKGLAKSGRYDDLWGLDPEEQAKRKAAAENETNETKFPPEPEKDLLLFIEGYAPHLKDWQKDILTIMRNEMLYFWPQLETKIMNEGWASYWHQRILREMELTESETVEFAKLNAGVVQPSTTSINPYYLGLKMFEYIENKWDNPTEEEQQKFGRKMGQGRKKMFEIRELDSDISFIRNYLTKELVEELDMYVFAKQGNDWTITDKTWEIVRDQLVTSRVNGGFPYLTVENGDYLKNGELYIKHHFEGMELDIKYVEKTLPYVYKLWGKTVHLESTVEERQVLFSHDGKKTHRRFM
- a CDS encoding hemerythrin domain-containing protein; amino-acid sequence: MIENTVTDRISLLIGQHEELKSISNTAQKLIFTATRPVMKELISQLFKLTEEHVKQEEEILLPLLKEMYYSDAQEISGFIIDEHNQIRKQLMVLMDSMDSFDEHDTEWAHSIQCVLINQLAHIFEEEQVLFPLIKKHFSQKSSHLRHLN
- the yhbH gene encoding sporulation protein YhbH, giving the protein MKEPLYIVSQEDWSLHRKGYQDQVRHQEKVKEAIKQNLPDLVSEESIIMSDGRDVVKIPIRSLDEYRFRYNHNKNKQVGQGKGDSKVGDVIARDGDPTQGAGKGQGAGDQPGQDYYEAEISVEELEEMLFAEMELPNLKQKDQQNITVTDIEFNDIRKKGLMGNIDKKRTILEAIKRSAMTGKAQLKGITNDDLRFKTWDEVKKPRSNALVIAMMDTSGSMGIFEKYIARSFFFWMTRFLRTKYEKVEIVFIAHHTEAKEVTEEAFFSKGESGGTICSSAYRKALEIIDTRYPPSQYNIYPFHFSDGDNLTSDNERCVKLVGELMKRSNMFGYGEVNQYNRHSTLMSAYKHVNDPKFKYCVIREKGEVYKALKSFFQKREEAVK
- a CDS encoding YheC/YheD family protein, translating into MENSALGIMTVHAPGKPPFPERVFFRRLIERGQKEGISVIVFHPTAIHFETQKLNGFTLDQKGKWQTITAPIPPFIYDRCFYLGTKYNRTYKPQIDRLLSLKGIRFLGVGLKGKWQMYQLVKNHPTLASYLPPTERVENLDQIQSWLQRYPSIILKPMSGSLGIGVMKASKSNSAIIVEGRGKNNVPFRKSFKSFQSFCTFFKSRIERWKYLIQPYLTLKTQHGVPFDVRLLVQKDGTGQWVTTGSAIRMGQSKSITSNLHGGGKAFSFHQFLEQYYTPVQAEKINSKIAIIERTLPKYLEKHHGPLVEIGIDIGIDSDQNVWLIEVNSKPGRQIFEQLQDKEAVLKSQLSPLYYAKYLMRSY
- a CDS encoding YheC/YheD family protein, producing MESKRVRIQFLQTSKYNGIVLSNDLCRSLGIENRNQIYVQLGQRRVLTRLFKARKGTNEIWFSPQLKRELVVPFSGQLHAKVEGDTLRIGPVVGILSTGISIVNNQLVSKRASFFRHLLSAQRGEALYYYLFTPSSVDWEAKTVRGMFLQEGPSGSYWRQAVVPLPDVVYNRIPDRYSEKASTVQTFKAKLEHLTDAKMFNPTFFNKWSIHQQLQDHSFASQHIPETFVGPSVTKVQSMLQNHRMVYLKPVAGSLGLGIMKIVYRPGAGYFLSYHNNSQNVIRRYRTLAALLQAHIPRSRLNTYLVQQGIQLIKYNGRPLDFRVHAHKNRENQWVIAAIAAKIAGQGSVTTHVRTGGTVVSGEDLIKQVFQGQGANVERKLRETTVRMAEAIESRLNQHIGELGFDIGIDERGHIWMFEANSRPGRSIFKHNSFKEADKKSIRLIVDYSRYLANFK